The stretch of DNA tctaaaaCTTTTGTTAAAGGTAgctttgaaaatttcaaattaatttaaactttcgatgtttttttattaatttgaaacattaaaaacataattttcagtttttaaaaaaaaatcaaaagtttcaaacaatACGAAATTTCCGAAATAGGaaattctataaataaaaaaattaattaatattttcgaAAAAGGAGATTTTAGATTAgcaaattttcgaaatagacATAGGAAATTCTAAAAtaggaaatttttaaaatagaaaatttccaaaaaaaaaataatgtaattattttgaaacaaaatttacattttaacaATTCGGGTAGAAttccaaattttcaaaactttcatcttcttcgaaagtttcgaaatgtaaaattacatttcaaaaatatggttttcgaaactttcaaaaaaaaccatattttgaaattttaaaaattacaataaattatattttgaaaattacaaattaattcaaactttcgaaagtaaactcattttgtattttgaaaattttataatgaaccaaaattttgacaattttacaataattttttataaagtttcGAATGTgtgagtgaaagaaaaaaagtcagctttttatatataataaaaatgataaaatagtCTCTTTAAATGTATTGGAGATAGGAGGTATAGGTGACAAGTAGAAGACATTTGGATATTGTCCATAGTTTTCCAAATGATTGGTAATTGGACCAAATAAACATTTCCCGAGTTGGTATTGGCCTACGAGTGGAATAACCCAAGTCCTAACATGAGTTCTAGAAGCTGAGGTTGGGACATACGATATCATAAAGCTCGAGAACAACATGGATAATTGGAGAAGGAGGAGAATTAACTCCCAAGTACGAGTTTGAAAAAGAGGGAAAGTTACCAAACAGTGGGGATTAAGAAACCCGAATCCTAGGTATAAGGGGAAGGAACAACTCTAGATAGGTATCCAAATTATTTGTGATTAGAagagttgtagaaagaaataCCTTTGATCtactctaaaattaaaatatattaatgggAAAGAAAGAATTATGAAATGTGATTGTGAATCATATAATTTAACGAGGTTTGATACTTGAGAGTGACACTTATAATTTTTGCTACTACATCTAGATCTTCTAAAAGATTATTTTTGAAAgtgtatttatttaatcatttgaaaataatttgtcatataaaaataaattattgaggGGTTGAGGTTGGCTCGAGGTagataatttcaatttattgagCTCCGAATGGATTCATAGATAGTGGTTTCTAATCTTACTAGCTTGCTTGGGATTAGTAGCGTGCGTTGGAGTTTGGTGCAATTGAGAAACAAATTTATGTGTTAACGCTCTTACTGGCTTATTTATGATTTACGAGTGTCCTCTTGCtcatattagttatttattgtTTTCTAATTGTGTTGTCTATAAGGACTTTTATATTTCGTATTCCTATTAGGTACTTATTTATGGATATTTGTATTGTACTAATaagtattcaattttttataattattttactgtgagtaaaattgatgatatattaatataatattatttagacTTAACATActtttagttttataaatatgattcattttgattttagatTTCTCTCCAATCAAATCTGTTATTTCTTCTTCATCCGTCGTATCCTCCACCACCAAACTACCTAAGTCCTCCTCCAAAACCCATTTCACATTCTTTCGATTTTTCTCTGAGGTTTTCGCCTTCTccttgaaaaagatgaagaacaacaacaaacacaatttgtaatttttaaattttgattatgaTTTTGTATTTTCAGTTGAACAGTTTagttttcttaattaaattatatacaaaaaattcatgtttttttatttacataccttaattttatttgagataTTGTATTTCATGTCATGCCAGTACCGCATCAGAGGAAGTTGTGCATAGCTATGTAGTTCTTTTTTTCTCCGACCCTATTGTTTCCCAAGAAAAAAAGGGCTAACTCTTTATGACCCATGTTAAAATAATCAATGGCCCTTTACAGTTTTACATGGtcatcaaattttgaaatatatatcaCTTCTTAAAACATCTCAATAAACATTGTCAAGAAGATAACTTGATAATTCTGTAGAACTTTTTAACactaacattattttatttcgtTTATTTCAAAGTTGTCCCATTAATTTGCATTATTCaaatttgtattaaatatttaattcatatatactattaatataaagaattttgataatataaaattttttatatcaCAATTAAACTCATATATGAGAAGTTTATCTCTATTACCATCACTGTTAATCTCTCGCGAACAGACGACACTAAtaagtgtatgttttgaaaAGTAGTGATTCATTGTGCTTCTTACAAACTGATAATGATAATAAACATGCACTAACCTAAGATAGGGAGGTATCAAGATATTTATCTCCTTTGTTTCCCCTATTTATTTGCTAACATGTGATTTGCTTGACATCAATGTGGAATCTTAATTGGTCCAGCTAAGTTGCAACTCATAATTAAGAATTTTGGCTGCTgctgttgttgtcactaaataaatactaataatagAAGCCACACATTGCAATATTTTTCTCATGCTTTTAGTATTTCTTCAACTACCACCTTTGCAGCAACCCCACAAAGTCGAAAGCAACCCACCACACCAAGATAATGAAACGAAcccaataaatgaaaaaaagggGGCTACAAAGAAGCATTCGAATATAGCATCCCACCACGACTAGCAGTAACATCAAACCCACTCTTGCATCTTATCATCTCTTCAACCACAAAAAACTTCAAATATAGATGGTTGGTTGAAAACAATTTAGGGTTGTCAATCagatatcataaaaaaaatagcagtttattcaaatttcaatatgttACAATACTAAAGCACCATTATACttgttatttgacaacactttatattaaataacatATCACAAaacaataatgatttttttcaagCTCCACCACTCTATATCATAGCTATTTGATCATCTACTAACAGGCTCATGAGTTGATTTCCTTACAGTAGAAGCATTGTTGGGggaaaaaaacaaacaaaaaagaattgAGTGATGAGACACTTCAAAAGATATTTTCACAATTTAACCTTTTATTCGTGCGAAAATAGCATCTAATGTGAACAACAATTTGTGTTGCAACTTGCGAAGTTGATGTGGACGTGGTGTGTCCTACGGAAATCATGCCAGTGCTTACTAGCTCTTATAACAGAAAAGATGTTTTAACAACCTTGCATGCAACACTACTAATGGAATACATCTCAATTAAACATAAGTGATAAAGTCTCATACTAATGTTACTTAATGACATCTAATATCTTTCTTTCNNNNNNNNNNNNNNNNNNNNNNNNNNNNNNNNNNNNNNNNNNNNNNNNNNNNNNNNNNNNNNNNNNNNNNNNNNNNNNNNNNNNNNNNNNNNNNNNNNNNNNNNNNNNNNNNNNNNNNNNNNNNNNNNNNNNNNNNNNNNNNNNNNNNNNNNNNNNNNNNNNNNNNNNNNNNNNNNNNNNNNNNNNNNNNNNNNNNNNNNNNNNNNNNNNNNNNNNNNNNNNNNNNNNNNNNNNNNNNNNNNNNNNNNNNNNNNNNNNNNNNNNNNNNNNNNNNNNNNNNNNNNNNNNNNNNNNNNNNNNNNNNNNNNNNNNNNNNNNNNNNNNNNNNNNNNNNNNNNNNNNNNNNNNNNNNNNNNNNNNNNNNNNNNNNNNNNNNNNNNNNNNNNNNNNNNNNNNNNNNNNNNNNNNNNNNNNNNNNNNNNNNNNNNNNNNNNNNNNNNNNNNNNNNNNNNNNNNNNNNNNNNNNNNNNNNNNNNNNNNNNNNNNNNNNNNNNNNNNNNNNNNNNNNNNNNNNNNNNNNNNNNNNNNNNNNNNNNNNNNNNNNNNNNNNNNNNNNNNNNNNNNNNNNNNNNNNNNNNNNNNNNNNNNNNNNNNNNNNNNNNNNNNNNNNNNNNNNNNNNNNNNNNNNNNNNNNNNNNNNNNNNNNNNNNNNNNNNNNNNNNNNNNNNNNNNNNNNNNNNNNNNNNNNNNNNNNNNNNNNNNNNNNNNNNNNNNNNNNNNNNNNNNNNNNNNNNNNNNNNNNNNNNNNNNNNNNNNNNNNNNNNNNNNNNNNNNNNNNNNNNNNNNNNNNNNNNNNNNNNNNNNNNNNNNNNNNNNNNNNNNNNNNNNNNNNNNNNNNNNNNNNNNNNNNNNNNNNNNNNNNNNNNNNNNNNNNNNNNNNNNNNNNNNNNNNNNNNNNNNNNNNNNNNNNNNNNNNNNNNNNNNNNNNNNNNNNNNNNNNNNNNNNNNNNNNNNNNNNNNNNNNNNNNNNNNNNNNNNNNNNNNNNNNNNNNNNNNNNNNNNNNNNNNNNNNNNNNNNNNNNNNNNNNNNNNNNNNNNNNNNNNNNNNNNNNNNNNCTTTCCCTATCCTAAATACTTACAACAGAGATGCTGATAATCCATTTTACTTCTAACACTCTTTTCAAGACACTATTATCGAGTGAGACTCATTTGGACTCCattactttgaattttttttcccaGAAATGGAATCTACAAAGATTTCACTAAATAATAGCAAGTGTTAGGAGTTGGATAGTTTTAACTGATTTAAGCTAAAAGTTAAAAGACTGAAAGAGTTGAAGGAATTAAAAGAAGTTCAAATCTTAATGAAGATAAAATACTAACataataattaacatttgtCTATTAAAAAAAGTAGCAAGGTTAGAAAATGGAAGTATTAAAAGGTGTGTTGTTAGTAATTTTTCGAAGAGAATAAACACCAAAGAATTGACAAACACGAAAAGTCAAAAACCATATTAGGATTATTCATGGAATGAGCAAAGTTAGGTGTGGTAACAATGTCAATGGTTTAGCTTTCTACAAGTCTCGCCTATACCCCTATCCTCCTTAGGAATAATATTTTAGGTGCTTGTTTGCACTTCAAGCAAGTATAATTAAGActatttatgaatttatctCAAAATTATCAACAACTTTAGGAAATTAACAAAGGAATAGCCCAGTGGTTTGGTTAGGGATATATGCAAGATATCCAAGGTTCAATTCCTGCTACTAAAATTTCCCCCTCAACACTGCTCCCAATTTTATGGCAATGAACACAGAAAACTGTCACATGCTTTCAAGTGAAAAGTTCCAACAGCCTTTAACATTAAAATTCCccaacaattttaatttacttaCATTAAAACCAAGCTGACAAAATAGAACAATCAAAATCCCATCTAAAAACAAATAAGAGATGACAGAATCCAGCTATCAATTTCCATATCTTTTCAAGGTATATAAAAGATGAGACTTGTGCAAAGAATACATTTGACTTAAAGAAATACTTTGATTTTCAATTCCAACTTTTACATGGAAAGAAATTTGAATCACATTAATCTTCTCTATTTTCTAAGGTAAAATGAGAGGGGAGGGAAATCTTTGATGAAGAAACATCtaaaagagtaaaataaaaacaataatgttACAAAACACGTATAGAATTTCACCTATCAGACAATCACCACCATTGATGAACAAGAATTCCGCTTTGTCTAAGAGAATTGAAGAGATCCAAACACTGGTCATATGTTTTCTCATACTTTGAACTCCTCTGTCCAGGGCAACATCTCTGCCACCTATTGTAATGGCATTCAAGGAAAATCTCATCTATCAAACAGATCGCCCCAGTTTTGAACAACCTCGGAATCAGATCAAATTCCGTACCCTCTACATCCATTTTCATCACAACAAAATCATTCCTCGAAACCGTGTTCTTCAACCAATTGGCAAAATCAAATCCCTGTATCTTCTCCACCTCCCCATTAAACTCCTTCCCTGACACCTGCAAAGGTTGAATCCTACCCATCCCCCTACCTTTAACCTCAACATGTTCCCCGGGATCGCGATGAATCTCAAAAGCTAAAGTCTCATTCTTCACCCAAGCCGCATAAGGAAGCAAAGTAATCCCTTTCTTCAACCCATACTCCTTATGAAAAGTTTTATCAGCTTCAATTGCATAAACGTGAAATGTCTTATTCTGCTTAGGATATTGTTTCCTAAACCATGATCCTATGCTAGAACCATAGCTTCTAGCTCCAACATCAACATATAAATACCTATCTTTGAAGCTTATATCAACCATTGATGAAAGATACTTTATATTCATTATATTCCTTTTCAAAGTAATCCAAGGTTTCAATGGTTCCTTTTCAATCAAAGGCTCAGCAATCCTAACCAAATCTTTCTTATACCCAGGAACATAGCATTTTCCATTTGAATAATAATCATTATCAAATTTACTAGCACCATAATCAAGACACTCATTTTTCAAAACAGTTTCATGTATATAAGGAATTGAAGAATCAAACCCTTCTAACACATGCAACTTCACTACTTTGAAACAATGAAACAAATCAAGGAATGAATTGAAACTATACGTATCTTTAGGGTTTGTGAAATGGAAAACCGCAAATCCTCCATATTTCAGCGTCCGAGCAATCTCCGCCGCGACAACCGCCGGTTTCGCCGACCTCGCAAATGATCCTTCACCGGAGAACACAAAATCAAAAGCGCCGTCGCCAAACGGAATCCGCTCACCGCTTCCGGACTTCACAAGCGGCTTCACTGACTTCCTCGATATTCCGACAGCGTATCGGACGCCGATTTCCCTCAGCGCGAAGACGTTGCCTCCGGTCGGCGTTTCAATACAAAGCGACTTCGACTCCGTCGAGAGGTAACCGTCGGCGATCAAGTCATGAAAAACCGACGAGTAGAAACGAACACTGTTAAGCCAGCTCTTGCTAGTATAATGCTCCGATCGCGACGAATTTCCACGGGTGCCGCCGGAAGAATACTCAACGGAGAGTGGATCACTTCCGGTGATAGCAAGACTAAGAGTATCCGGCAATGAGAAGAAGCAGAAACCGGCGACGTTGCACGACTCGCCGGCAATGGCAATAAGGTAAGCAAAACGGATGG from Cicer arietinum cultivar CDC Frontier isolate Library 1 chromosome 3, Cicar.CDCFrontier_v2.0, whole genome shotgun sequence encodes:
- the LOC101509260 gene encoding uncharacterized protein, producing the protein MKKKCTTATMEHTVAKHGSVRNLLIRLLISGVFILAIRFAYLIAIAGESCNVAGFCFFSLPDTLSLAITGSDPLSVEYSSGGTRGNSSRSEHYTSKSWLNSVRFYSSVFHDLIADGYLSTESKSLCIETPTGGNVFALREIGVRYAVGISRKSVKPLVKSGSGERIPFGDGAFDFVFSGEGSFARSAKPAVVAAEIARTLKYGGFAVFHFTNPKDTYSFNSFLDLFHCFKVVKLHVLEGFDSSIPYIHETVLKNECLDYGASKFDNDYYSNGKCYVPGYKKDLVRIAEPLIEKEPLKPWITLKRNIMNIKYLSSMVDISFKDRYLYVDVGARSYGSSIGSWFRKQYPKQNKTFHVYAIEADKTFHKEYGLKKGITLLPYAAWVKNETLAFEIHRDPGEHVEVKGRGMGRIQPLQVSGKEFNGEVEKIQGFDFANWLKNTVSRNDFVVMKMDVEGTEFDLIPRLFKTGAICLIDEIFLECHYNRWQRCCPGQRSSKYEKTYDQCLDLFNSLRQSGILVHQWW